The genomic stretch GATATATATCAAGGCAAGTCTCTTATCCTTGTACAGATTAGACGTGACTGTTTTTTATCGAAACTGGGAAATGTGTAATGCAGATCATGATTCTAACAGAATAAACGTCACAATTTAACCACTGCCACACCCTCTACCAATAGTCACACCCACTATTATTGTGTCCTTCAGCCTAGGACTGGACTCACGTCTAGCCAACCCAGCACAGAGTATAATAGACCCATAAACAATCCCACTGGGACCATTTCtaatatttatgtaaatgtaaTAATATGACTCTTTATAAGTACAACTACCTTCCAAAAATAGTGGATTACTTGGCCCAAAACCTTTTTGGATGATAATTTGGGCTCATCAGAGATATAAGAATTGATggacatttagaaagaaaagactaGCTTCCTATGACAGTCTCGGTGGAGGCAGGAAGTAGGAAGCTGATGACGGAGAGCTAGGAAGGAAACACGAGGTGCTGTGAGACTGAGCTAGTGCGACCTTTAAACCATCCCCACCAGGTAGGTAACCACCTGGATGCTCTAGGAAATCAAGTGTCTTAGAGATCCAGGCCCTTGCCCATCCTTCCGCCTACACCATCACTACATGATGGAAGCAGAATACACTGCAAATTTGGGGAAGGATCTAGTGCCAGGTCTCCATCTATTTGAGTGTAGCAGCATGTTTCTGGTCCATTTAATCCAACCAGTGGGTAGTGCTGATGTTATGATTCTTTTAAACAGTTATACTATGGGTGAGAGTGATCATGTACATCTTattccccagcacttgggaggcagaagcagatagatctatgagttcaaggccagtctggtctacaaagcacgTTCTGGGAtactcagggctacacagagaaaccctgtctcaaaaataagagaaggagaaggagaaagaggaggaagagaggaggaagagaaggagaggaaattaTACTGTGATATAAAGGAAAATGTGGAGTTGGGGCTTGAAAGAGAAGTGGAGATCAAGAGAgagcacatttttatttaataacattCTCTTCATTGGATGAATTATAAGTATAAAACTGAGTGAAGTATTAACAAATTTAGAATAATGGCTTGTGTAACTCCTCAATACGTTAGCTGCATCTCTTCTCCGCTAAtgttacaaaggaagaaagagctgggggagaggaaggaggtaggatggggagggaaggcagCCCCGGGCTCTTCTTACTCTCGCTGCGTCCTCTGAAGCATCTGCAGGTCTCGCCTCTGGTCCACCAGCTGGTTCAGGATGGCGTTCCTCTTGAGGTTGGCAGCCGCCTCCATCTGGTGCTTCAGGCAACTCTGCTCTCGCTTCCGCTTTTCCGCCTCCATCTCTCCCTCGTCCTTACCAAAGATGGGCTCAGCAGAGTCTGGCTCAAACATGGGCAGCTGGGAGGGTTTGTTCTTCACCTGGAATGGGCAGCAGGTAATGGGCAATTAGTAAGATGCCAACACCAAGGCTTATGGGGGTGAACAAAGGCCTCGAAACTTACCAAAGGAataacatgtgtgtgttcacagcacTATGTGCTTATTCGTAGAACTATGTTGATGCGGTGCATAGTTTTAAAGTAATGATCACCGTCTCCCTACCTGGGCATCCAACGCTCTCTTGTAGTACTGCGtttcttccatcttctctcttAGGTATTGGGCTCTCTGTGCAGCCAGTCTGGTATTTAAGACGCAGAGAAGGTGAGAGCCATTTTACAATTTGAATACAGCAACACAAGTTAGCATCATCAAAGCATGTTCGGTATTAATAAGAATGGGTACAGGATGCATAAAAGCTCACATCATTCATTCTGGGAGCTCTCAttataagaaaaaagtaaatcaaGTCTACAAGTTACTGGATACTGTGTTGCGCACAGGGCTGACAGGACAGGTGTAAGCAGAGGCTGGGCCATATCATCCACATGGGATGAATGTGGCAGGCACCGTCCcaccacacacccccacacacaaatacttttTTCAATCTAGATAAGGCCATGCCTCTAAGTAGATTCAATATGTAATTCTTCCTTAGAAAAGTAATCTatcggctggagagatggctcagtggttaagagcattgcctgctcttccaaaggtcctgagttcaattcccggcaaccacatggtggctcacaaccatctgtaatgaggtctggtgccctcttctggcctgcagacatacacacagacagaatattgtatacataataaataaataattttaaaaaaaaaagaaagaaaagtaatctATCCTCTTATTATACAGTCATCATTGAAACCCCCTAAGAACCTGTGTGATTAATGAAATTCGTATAATAGAGCAGATAAATCTTAGGACAGTATATTCTTTGAGGGCACAGAAACTAGCTTGTTGTTTGCTGTGGCAGTCTCTGCTCATTCTACGCAATGATTGTCCTGGCTTCAGCAGCAAAAGTAGGAGCCCCTAAGGCAGATAGAAATTTCAGGGCCTCAGACAGTTTGAGCAatatctttctgcttcctgaacaTTTAGACTTGAGACTCCAAGCTCAAAGCAGACTAGAGGTGGTGCCAGGTAAAAAGCTGTGGGGCAAGCAGGGGGGAAACAGATCCGCACTGCTTCTCAGTCCCTGGTTCTAGTGGCCCCTGTGTCTACGCCCTCCGGTTTGCTGGAACAAGCTACGTGCCTAGGACAAGAGCTCAGCTTTGCCAGGAGGTCACCTGAGCATCTCACAGTTGGCAATGACGCCTGCTCAGGGTATGTTCCTTCCTGTATCTACCGGGAAGTACTGGCGATCATAAACAGTACAGAAATGCTgccctataatcccagtgctcttaGAGTTTCAGTTATTGCTGTAACTAAAGAAATGGCGGCTTTCTCTTTGTGATGCAGCTATGCATGTGAAACTGACTGCTTCTGGGGTTAGTTTGTTCCCTTGGCTACAGAGGTACTCATGGAATTCTGAATGCTTCTTCAATCCCACATAGAAATTAGCTTCACACACAAGACGTCCGTCTTCCCGGGCGCACGTGGTGAACTCACTCCTCCGTGAGCTGCACTTGTTCCAAGCGGTCCATCAACTCcctgttttgtctttgctttatttccttcTCCCGTTTGCTTTCCATTTGTTTCAGGAGACTCTGGGAATATTCCCCTTGCTTAAAAGCATTAATCTCAGGACTAAGAGGTCGTTTATCAAACAGGAAGGATTTCTGAAATGAAACACAAGAGATTCTCTTATTCTCGCATACCAACAAGTAAAGCCAATGACGCAAACTAAAGTCAAAGCGTGGCTTAGTTTTCTAACATTTTCCCAGCTTTCCCCCTACCCCCGAGACCTTAACCAGCTGTGTTTAGACAGCCCACAGAGTGAAGGCAAGAGCCTGTTCAGTGGTAAAGCTGGCCTAAGGGAAGTTCCCGGTCTCCTCCTGAAAAAAATCCTAAACCGGTAACTACAGCATTCTTAGAGGAGGGACTCTGTGTACAGAAGCACGGACAAGGACGTGGCAGAGGTGGATAGAGAGGCTTCTGACTATCTACTGTGAGCCTAGACATTCTAGAACTGGTGATCCTCCATCAGGATCAAAGGTCAGAGACCTTGCTCTGAGTTCCACTGTGGGAAACAGAGCGACAAAGGCGGCTGGCCATTTAAGGTTGGGATAAGTGCTGCGAACCCTGATCGCGCAAGACTCAGAGGACTGGACAGGACTGCCGGACATTTTTCCAATGAGAGGAATAATTGCCAAGAAGCTAAGGGACGTGGGGAGCAGCCACATAGGGTCTGGCAGGGCGAACGATTTGTATTTCTTTGGATTCAATGGGACACCGTTTAGAGGAATTAAACAGGAGAGTAATATACTTtgattaagaattttttttcgagacaaggtttctctgtagctttggtgcctgtcctggagctagctcttgtagaccaggctggcgccGAACTCagcgagatctgcctgcctctcgagtgccgagattaaaggcgtgtgccaccaccgcccggcttgcttaagaatttttaaatatcatcttGGGTTTTGTGTGGAGAACTGATTATGGGGAGGACAGGGCAGAAGTTTGCTTATAATGTGGTCTGGAGAAAAATAGTAACATTGGTGATAAAGAGATTGGGGAAAATAATGGATATACTTGGGAGATGAACGCAACTGGACTTGTAGATAGTTGCATTTGAGGCAAAAAGAGAGAAACCAGACATCAGTCACTCCTACATGGAGTGTTTGTGCATCTCGCTTGGCTGGTGATGGCAGCCTGCACAGAAACTAAGTTCTGTGACATTAACATAGCCCAACCAACTTCCTACTatgagaagacagagcagaaCGGATGAGGGTAAAACCAGAAGTTCTCAGTCTTTCTATGAAGGGGCAGAAAGTAGGCAGTCATAACTGTAATCTATAGCTTATACTGTAGGAAGGTCGTCATCAGGTCTAAATGCCACAGGTCCAGTGCTTTCTTTCCCTCATGGAAAGGCTCTTCCTTcgtttcttctctgccttcctcttacatgcaggaaacactcctccatcccTAATCTGCACTAAGTGACTCTGCTCTTTGCTCATGTGGTCCTGTTTCCAAAGATTTACATGGTGGTCATCCTGCACTCATCTCTTTGAGTGTCACTCTCCCCTAGACTGAGACCTCATTAGGACATGGAATTTGTACTGCTGGGTGCCAAGAGAATTGCCAGTCCACTGGATATATGTCTAATGATGAACAAGTTACATCTCTATTGTATCCATGTGGAGAATATCAGATTGCATCACTAGAGGTATAAGAAAAGACTCAGGCAGAAACAAAGGTAGATTCAACAGCTGGAGACATGAAGCAAGTAGTTTGCCTCCATCTGAAGTGGAGTTCTCAAACCTTAATGCACTCAGATCGCCTGTAGATGTCACCCCAGTCCAAAGCCACACGGGGCAAGTCTAGGGTGAGTCCCTACAAGTTTTCATTCCTGGCAAGCTTCCGGATGCTGGTGATGCTGTTGCTTTCTCTTTAGATCCTAGGGCTGGGCATTAGGATCCTGCCCCTTACCTGTCATGAACAGGTAGGCAAAGCCTGTCATGAACAAGAGTCGTAGTGATGCAGAGAAGCCACCGTGTTACTGCGGAGGCTGTGGGGGCAGACCCTCGACAGCCTCCGCAGGCTACTCTCCGACTTAGCTCCTTTAAATGACACAATCTTCAGCATAGGGTATTCGCTCCAGAGTCTTACAGGTGAGCCGATATTagcaataaaattttatgtgaGTGGAACAAATACGACTTTAATAAAATGCAAAGTGGAAACAGTTGCCTTATTAATGTTACCCCAACATGACGAGCCGAACTTGGGGAGCAAGCACAATGATGCTGAGCACCCTACGGGTCCAACTTCTGAACAGGAAAACGCCAACCACCCAGAGACAAAGTGCCCCCAAGAGGAATCACAAATACTTCTGAAAGCTATAAAAGTCACTCCATGTcccacacagaaacatatattcaaataacaggtttttttttttaattagagattgatagctgggtgtggtggcgcaggcctttaatcccaacactcagtaggcagaggcaggaggatctctgtaaattcaagcccagcctggactacagagcaagctccaggacagccaaggctacacagagaaagcctgtcttgaaaacaaaacaaaacaaaacaacacaaaaagccaggtggtagtaatcctaacacttgagaggcagagacaggtggatctctgtgatttcaaggccagcttggtctaccaagtgagttccaggacagccatgattgttacacagagaaaccctgtcaaaaagaaaaagaagactacaaaagaaaaattagagatTGAGAACCAATTGTCTAGGAGAGACATTGCTTACGTGATAAAAAGTTTGATAGGGAACAATTTGGCAGAAAACTCACACAATCTCGTTAGTATCACTTATACACTGTCATCAGTACAAGTTTTAAAGGGACTCACATAAAACTCGGGTTTCTCGTTCTTGTGATTCCTTATGGCTTCAGCGACTCCGAGGTTATAGGCAGCGTTTTTCTGATTCTGCTCCCTAGCAGCCATACTTTTCACCTACAAACAGgcaaattttttctcatttttaatttaataataaaatacaatctttAAAACCCTTTATTCtgccaggccgtggtggtgcacacctttaatcccagcagtctcaggcagatctctgtgagttcaagggcagcctgacctacaaatcgagtcccaggacagccagccctgttacacaaagaaaccctgtctcaaaataacaaaacaaagagccTTCATTCTATAGTAACGAATTCTGTAACACTGACATATCCCGTGCATTCAATTCCGTCATTACGATCTTCCAACTGGCACAGAAACCTGTTTGGATGCAATGGCACTTTCTGAAGTCCTAAAGACTTGTAGACATGAGGTGAGGTTTTTATTTTCCCAATTCTCAGACTCTGGACACCAGTAAAAAGGAACTGCAGGTTTCTACTACAAATACAGAACACAGTAACAGTATCATTATTGGAAACCATAGAAATCTGCATAGAGAGAGTGTAAAGGCAATTCTGtgtcccctcctccttttttgagataggctatGACTTTAAAAGGTATAAGATTTGACcagatttatattttatcaaaattgaataaataaataactccatCACTTTCACTCCCTTTTTAGAGACAAGTTGTTACACTGCATCCCTGACTAGCCTGGAAATAAatttgtgtagatcaggctggcctcaaactcatggagatctgtctgcctcggcctcctgagctTAAAGGCGTGCACAGCTATGCCTGGCTCATTTTCACCTTTAAAACACAGTCCTGAGGGTTGAGGGGACGATCCGTAATACATACAGGAACTTTCACCAGTGAAAACGTGGACACCacctgtcttagttggggtttctcttGTGATGAAACATTATGACCAAATCAATTTGTGGGGTGCGGGGAGATGAGCTCAATTCAACTCTCTCATCCTCCATCCCTGAGGTAAGTTGGGACgggaactgaaggcaggaaggaacaGAGCAGAGACCACCAAGAAACCCTGATTACTAGCTTGCTTACTCTCcacagcttgctcagtctgccttACACAGCGCTGGACCACCAGCCCGGGCTGGCACTGCCTCccgtgagctggaccctcccatatCATTCATTGATGGAGAACAAGCAGTATAGACTTGCCTGCGGACAAATCTCATGGAGGCATGATCTCCATTAAAAGTCACTTTTCCCGAATGACCCCAGATTGTATCAAGTTGCCATAAAACCAACCCACACACCACTTGCTTTAGCCCAGCTGCAAACGAAAGATTGAATGTGTTACAGCACAAGCACGTGCAGAACATACTCAATTGAGTCTAAGAATGGCGTCCCACGGTCCCGCTGTCCCACGGCAAACCCTCTGCAGATAAGGCGTACAGCTACCTGGTTTTTGAAGAAAGCCTCCTGGTCTTTCAGAATTTGGTACTGCTGCATGAGCCGCTCgtcctctatctctctcctcctcctctcatctcCATGGTACAGCGGGAAATTCCGCTGCGCTCGTTGCAAACACACGTAGCACATTTCCTACCATTCAGATTTCAGGATAAATCAGacattgtgtttattatttttttttcttcatttactttgTTCCCCTCACAAGCCTTCCTAAGACTGGGTATGCCAAGAAACACATTTCATAAAAGAACATGTTGCTGAAATATGTTCTCTAGTATGCAATCAGCAAAAGGAAGTTTACAAAGTAAACCTCCCAAGTGATTAAAAGGATCTAATGAACTCCCAGAAGAGCTGGAAATTAGAAGGGATTTCCTAGCCCCTTTCTCTTAAGTAGGAGCTCTGGACTAGCAGGCAAATTTCAGTCCAGACACTTGCACTTGTGAACACCCATAGATTATATTAAGGAGGCGtggttcccagaattctcttggaGAAAGAGTAATCAGAGGATGAGTCTGACTGGGTTTGATTCAGTGGAAGGCGCTGTACCTGTCCTGCCTTATTATGATCCTGGCACGCAGGGGCGGGAGATATCCTGGGCTTCTCATTGTCATTTCTCTGACAACTTGGAGATGGTACGCTTCAAAGACAACGGAACGCAAATTAACGGTTAATACAATCTGGCCTCTGGAACAGTGATCATTTTAAAGATTCTTTATattatgtgaaggtgtgtgtgtgtgtgtgtgtgtgtgtgtgtgtgtgtaggtgtgtacacATAACTGcctacagaggacagagagaggcttgaatcctctggagttggagatACAGACAATCGTGAGTCACTTGATATGGAGGTTGGGAATGGAAGACAGGACCTCGTGAAGGATGTTAAGTGCTTCTAACCTAGGACATAgccctccagctccaggagagtgATAATTTTAGagacaaatataaacataaaataaagaaaaggggcctgggcatggtggctcctagggcagaggcaggtagatctctgtgagctccaggttagccTGATCCACATAGCCagagcaggacagccagggttacacaacagagagatcctgtcttaaaaatactgaaaaaagtATCTCAATGGTTTCCTTTAGAATAGACCATGCATCCAAGTTAAGAACGTGTACTCTGTGTCAGAGCCGGGTTTGACTTCTTTTTGTGGCTTGCGGGTAGATGACACGGACAAACTATGTCATCTTGGAAACTGTGCTACCACTTCTGTGAAATGGGGATAAATTCACTCTCATTTCATAAAGATATAATGCCTGCTTGCTGTGTGATTCTTCTAGGTGCAGGAATGCAATGTAAACAAAATCCATGTGCACACGGGTCCCTATCTTCACGGTTTATCATTCTGATGGGGACAGTCAGCCGGTAATGACTAAGTATACTCCGTGAGAATCATAAAGGCTGTGCATGGAAGAAATGGAGTATTAAATCACAAATCAAAAGCTACAAGAAGGAACAACTCAGATGTCTCTTTGGGACCGCTAAcaggagaaaatagaaaaatttcatttaaacgcagaggaaaaagaaactaagaaccAAGAATTGTCAACACAATCCTAACCCACTTGTTCAGTAAGAATAACCCTCCTACAGGAAGACAGCAAAAAGCAGGTGTCAGAAACACTGGGTGTGCCTGCCAGGCCTGCGTGACAAACTTACATTCCATTCGAGGTCAATATAAAATTGTCAGGTGATTCGTCAGCACTCAGAAATCAACAATGCCTGTAGAGCTGGGAAGTCGTCTGTGAAAGCAGGCAGGCCGGCGGAATTACCGCTGCGCTACCTCTGCCTCAGCTAAATAACCTCCATTCCTCTTAGAATCTAGCTTAGCCTTGGTGTGTGTCTGGATTTCCCTTTAGATTATAAGCCCTGGCCACCTCTACAGTCCCCATTACCTCCCACATAGAAGGCTCTCGGTCATACCAAATAAAGGAAGGAACGAAAGGGTTACTAAGATCCCCTGTGTCACGGGAAGACTTCAAGGTGATATTTAGTAAACTGCAATGGAAACAAAAGTTTACTTTTCAGAGGTCCCGGTCTTCCCGCCACTCCCGCTTCGCTCCAGCTTGTCCAGCAGGCTGACGCTTGTCACTTTGGCAGGAGAGATGGATTGCCTATCACCGCGTTTCTTGGGTGATGAGATCTCTAGAATAAATAACGAATGCAAGTGACAGCCTCTTCGGTTTTCAAACAGCTAAATAGAGAGCTAAGTAGACACATAAAATCTGACGGTTCTGACCAAGGGAAAGTTTCCTATAAGATAGGCGCTTTTCTTTAGTATCCCTTCCTCTGTTGAGACAGAATATGCCCTAGAGTTCACCTGGTGTATCTGTGCTATTTATCAGGACCTGGTCAAGAACAGGAAGGCAACCACCAAACGAATGGTAGTGTAAGAGGCTGAGGTGGGGTTAAGGCAAGGAACAGGGCTATGAGAATAAAGTGTtcgtaagaaaaaaaatacagtggcTGCTTGTGAATCTAGACGTTGTGGTTTGAATGTcaaatgcccccccccacccccgactccTGCATTTGGACATTCGGTCCCCAGTGGGTGACGCTGTTTGAGAAGGTGAAGAACCTTTAAGAAGGTGGACCCTTGCTGGAAAAACAAATGAGTCACTGAAGGTGAGCCTTGAGGTTTTACAGGGGGGCTCCACTTCCtggtcactctctgcttccttcccaccccacccctgttccTAAGAGTCAAGAGGAACAGATGGTATCTACAAACCACTGGCCTACCCCTGGCTCCTTCTTCTTTGTCTGATGGGTCTTTTAACTTGATCTTCCTTGGTCTGTGCTCTGCACCTTCCTCCGCAATGACCTCCATGGCTggtttgttctctgtctctttgtgctCAATCCTAAGAAGAAATCAAGAGGTTTGTTCCCTGCACAGGTCCTGACCAGGCTACTGTGCGAACTCTCAGCTCTGGGAAGCCACCCACCAACCCACCACCTCTCCGACTTTACAAGCCTGCTTCCTTCAAGGGGGTGCAAGATTTGCCTTGTGAAATAAGGAGCATGAACTCCCTCTCTGGGAGGCCAGATCTGGGAGCCTACCCAAACCACATACCCTTGTACCGTAGGCCCCCGAAAGAACTCGATATAAAGAAATTGCTCGCACACCTCAACTTaaatttcttcctttggtttcAGCCTGAGCTTTCTTGTCCTTTCTACATCAGTGGGAGGTGTCTGTCAGCTTGAAGTCAAGAAACCATAGCCAGATAGTCAGAGTGCACCCCCAAAtaccatttctctccttcctcctctccatttCCTCATGCTCTCCCTACATAAAAATAAGAACCTATAAAGAGGCAGCTTGTGAAGGGCTGTGCTGGTGGTGTGTGCAGCCAAAGGTTTGCTTTGGTCTCAGTGTGAGTCTAGGGCACTCCCACTGAAGCGAGAGCATTTGCCTTTAAATAGAGTCAAGGACCAAACTTGACAGAAATAAACTCTGACATCCTTCTTGCATATTTGAGTCTTCATACCCATTTCAATACTCTAAAAACAATAGAACTCTTTAACCTCCCTTTAGAACATACAAAGGTTCACATAAGGTGGTtccgtgggtaaaggcacttgcctccaagcctgatgaacCGGagcaagttcaatccctggaactcacgtGGCAGACGGGAAGAACCAACCTTGGTAAggtgtcctccgacctccacgtCTGGCACTGTGGCATGCCCGTATCCACGCGTGTGtccacacacaaattaattaatCAACACCAAATGATCAACGAGGACAAACAAATGTGTCTTcccaaacaacaaaatcaaaattatttggAATTCATTGGTTTGTGTGTAAGGGGCAAAGCAGCCATTTCTTTCTAGCCTGGCGATTCACTGGCTTCGTGGGCATTTCATCTACCAGACGCACAGGTTGGACTAACTGATCTCTGAGTCCTCCCTGATTCTTCCGAGTGTGGGCCAGCTGGCTCCTCTAGGGGGTTGCTCCAAACCTGAACACAATAGGATAGCAGAGACCCAAAATATTTGAGTGAAACATTATTCTGGGAAGTTGGCTGCAACGGCCCAGGTTTTCTTTGCCTGAACTGAATGGCAGTCAATGACATGGCAATCAGGATTAGGAACACggggggctggagaagtggctcagtggttaagacctcACAccgttctcccagaggacccaggttcaattcccagcaaccatgtc from Arvicola amphibius chromosome 12, mArvAmp1.2, whole genome shotgun sequence encodes the following:
- the Ccdc81 gene encoding coiled-coil domain-containing protein 81; translation: MLDRIAPAFQDLCRQVLPTLPSLSQEEVSTIWGNVSEFVEKQLAMHKGVQISGLGTFTFTRQKLEVGNHKFILVQRPVFIMAEKLVQTHGLKQNKVFSPGDIPVVPLNFVMISLEGPFNRDTIEGCVKETLLFLSRSISVKQNVEFTFKGIGVLSIRDSKVKMRFYKDFLCSMDGSGTLTKALANRPGTMDSVLSSREGFGKRPNSALAFPRIEHKETENKPAMEVIAEEGAEHRPRKIKLKDPSDKEEGAREISSPKKRGDRQSISPAKVTSVSLLDKLERSGSGGKTGTSENVPSPSCQRNDNEKPRISPAPACQDHNKAGQEMCYVCLQRAQRNFPLYHGDERRRREIEDERLMQQYQILKDQEAFFKNQVKSMAAREQNQKNAAYNLGVAEAIRNHKNEKPEFYKSFLFDKRPLSPEINAFKQGEYSQSLLKQMESKREKEIKQRQNRELMDRLEQVQLTEELAAQRAQYLREKMEETQYYKRALDAQVKNKPSQLPMFEPDSAEPIFGKDEGEMEAEKRKREQSCLKHQMEAAANLKRNAILNQLVDQRRDLQMLQRTQREHLADRAAELDRVNRINQCLQEDWERSLCMKKQRDLEEKAFERASDKLFLLDQCEKYRRCRQCQRRTSNVGESNVWPLNKFLQGSRLLV